One segment of Heteronotia binoei isolate CCM8104 ecotype False Entrance Well chromosome 18, APGP_CSIRO_Hbin_v1, whole genome shotgun sequence DNA contains the following:
- the TRIM62 gene encoding E3 ubiquitin-protein ligase TRIM62, protein MASSCSLKDELLCSICLSIYQDPVSFGCEHYFCRRCITEHWSRQEAPARDCPECRRTFAEPALAPSLKLANIVERYAAFPLDAILSAQRGAFPACAKEHAKVKLFCLSERAVVCFFCDEPALHEQHQVTSLDDAFDELQRELKEQLQTLQDSERGHTEALALLKRQLAETKSSAKSLRTTIGEAFERLHRLLRERQKAMLEELEADTARTLTDIEQKIQRYSQQLRKVQEGSQILQERLAEADKHAFLAGIGSLSERLKGKIHETNLTYEDFPTSKYMGPLQYTIWKSLFQDIHPVPAALTLDPATAHHRLILSDDCTIVAYGNLHPQPLQDSPKRFDVEVSVLGSEAFGSGVHYWEVVVSEKTQWMIGLAHEAVTRRGSIQIQPSRGFYCIVMHDGNQYSACTDPWTRLNVKSKLEKVGVFLDFEKGLLIFYNADDMSWLYTFRERFPGKLCSYFSPGQSHANGKNVQPLRINTVRI, encoded by the exons atGGCGTCGTCGTGCAGCCTGAAGGACGAGCTGCTGTGCTCCATCTGCCTGAGCATCTACCAGGACCCGGTGAGCTTCGGCTGCGAGCACTACTTCTGCCGCCGCTGCATCACGGAGCACTGGAGCCGCCAGGAGGCGCCGGCGCGGGACTGCCCCGAGTGCCGGCGCACCTTCGCCGAGCCCGCGCTGGCGCCCAGCCTCAAGCTGGCCAACATCGTCGAGCGCTACGCCGCCTTCCCCCTCGACGCCATCCTGAGCGCGCAGCGCGGCGCCTTCCCGGCCTGCGCCAAGGAGCACGCCAAGGTCAAGCTCTTCTGCCTCTCCGAGCGCGCCGTCGTCTGCTTCTTCTGCGACGAGCCCGCCCTGCACGAGCAGCACCAGGTCACCAGCCTCGACGACGCCTTCGACGAGCTCCAG CGGGAGCTCAAGGAGCAGCTGCAGACGCTGCAGGACAGCGAGCGCGGCCACACCGAGGCCTTGGCCCTCCTCAAGCGCCAGCTGGCCGAGACCAAG TCCTCTGCCAAGAGCTTGCGCACCACCATTGGGGAGGCCTTTGAGCGGCTGCACCGGCTGCTGCGGGAGCGGCAGAAGGCCATGCTAGAGGAGCTGGAGGCCGACACCGCCCGGACCCTGACCGACATCGAGCAGAAGATCCAGCGCTACAGCCAGCAGCTGCGCAAGGTGCAGGAGGGCAGCCAGATCCTCCAGGAGAGGCTGGCTGAGGCCGACAAGCACGCCTTCCTGGCAGGCATCGGCTCCCTTTCCGAGAG gcTGAAGGGCAAGATCCATGAAACGAACCTCACATACGAAGACTTCCCCACCTCCAAGTACATGGGGCCGCTGCAGTACACCATCTGGAAGTCTCTCTTCCAGGACATCCACCcag TGCCCGCCGCCCTCACCCTGGACCCTGCCACGGCTCACCACCGCCTCATCCTGTCCGACGACTGCACCATCGTGGCCTACGGCAACCTGCACCCTCAGCCCCTGCAGGACTCTCCCAAGCGCTTTGACGTGGAGGTGTCCGTGCTGGGCTCGGAGGCCTTCGGCAGCGGCGTCCATTactgggaggtggtggtctcgGAGAAGACCCAGTGGATGATCGGCCTGGCGCACGAGGCGGTCACCCGCAGGGGCAGCATCCAGATCCAGCCCAGCCGCGGCTTCTACTGCATCGTGATGCACGACGGCAACCAGTACAGCGCCTGCACGGATCCCTGGACGCGGCTGAACGTGAAGAGCAAGCTGGAGAAGGTGGGCGTCTTCCTGGACTTTGAGAAGGGGCTGCTGATCTTCTACAACGCGGACGACATGTCGTGGCTCTACACCTTTCGCGAGAGGTTTCCCGGCAAGCTTTGCTCCTACTTCAGCCCCGGGCAGAGCCACGCCAACGGCAAAAACGTGCAGCCGCTTCGAATCAACACTGTCCGGATCTGA
- the TMEM269 gene encoding transmembrane protein 269, translating to MANMVMGLSSILCSLNGLHHHACWLVLTGFLLDLADGAVARQLNACSALGAKLDDFADFTTFGLATALLLQAHGILDGVLAIVYVLAVFTRLCFFSSGIPFMYRGLPCPYGSSVLASTYLLTGGNLVVLRIVAMVMILFMVDQGFYPHDKVLESQSWKKAVYTGGVVVVFFSAFPTASLYYLLWSVSYIFFPTALWSYKA from the exons ATGGCGAACATGGTCATGGGCCTCTCCTCCATCCTGTGCAGCCTCAACGG GCTGCACCATCACGCTTGCTGGTTGGTCCTGACTGGGTTCCTGCTGGACCTTGCAGACGGAGCCGTTGCCAGGCAACTGAATGCCTGCTCAGCCTTGG GTGCTAAACTGGACGACTTTGCAGACTTCACCACCTTTGGTCTGGCGACGGCTCTGCTCTTGCAGGCCCACGGGATCCTGGACGGGGTGCTGGCCATTGTGTACGTGCTGGCCGTGTTCACACGTCTCTGCTTCTTCTCCAGTG ggaTCCCCTTCATGTACCGCGGCCTGCCTTGTCCTTACGGCTCCTCAGTGCTGGCGTCCACCTACCTCCTGACCGGGGGCAACCTCGTGGTGCTGCGCATCGTTGCCATGGTGATGATCCTCTTCATGGTGGACCAGGGCTTCTACCCACACGACAAGGTGTTGGAGTCCCAGTCGTGGAAGAAGGCGGTGTACACGGGGG GGGTCGTGGTGGTTTTCTTCTCTGCCTTCCCAACAGCCTCGCTCTACTATCTCCTGTGGTCCGTTTCATACATCTTCTTCCCCACTGCCTTGTGGAGCTACAAAGCGTGA
- the SVBP gene encoding small vasohibin-binding protein: MEPGGARREKAPPPPPKAKEQPGSRGEKAKQRAAQQELKQRQRAEIYALNRVMTELEQQQFEAFCKQMQATGE; this comes from the exons ATGGAGCCCGGCGGGGCCCGCCGCGAGaaggcgccgccgccgcctcccaaGGCCAAGGAGCAGCCCGGCAGCCGCGGCGAGAAGGCCAAGCAGCGCgcggcccagcaggagctcaagCAGCGGCAGCGCGCCGAG ATCTACGCCCTCAACAGAGTGATGACGGAGCTGGAGCAGCAGCAGTTTGAGGCCTTCTGCAAACAGATGCAGGCGACTGGCGAGTGA